In Janthinobacterium sp. 67, a genomic segment contains:
- a CDS encoding inositol monophosphatase family protein, translating into MTDMTQAAVLADAATLERYAYARHIIRQAGEIALGMFQRRTELVIEEKGLQDMVSIADRMVEDFLRAQIAERFPADAVVGEERGGGASDARCVWVIDPIDGTACFVNGMLAWCVSIGVLVDGKPAIGAVYDPNADELFHACQGQGAHVAGKAGETRLRVNDVASLQGGVLGVGFSHRVGTGTFLPFLLDVLEEGGMFIRNGSGALMIAYVAAGRLIGYFEPHINSWDCLAGIVLVNEAGGRCNDFLADNGLEKGNPILVGGPRLYPQLAALALPRCA; encoded by the coding sequence ATGACAGATATGACACAGGCAGCGGTACTGGCCGACGCGGCGACCCTGGAACGCTATGCCTACGCCCGGCACATCATCCGCCAGGCGGGCGAGATTGCGCTGGGCATGTTCCAGCGCCGCACGGAACTGGTGATCGAGGAAAAGGGCTTGCAGGACATGGTCAGCATCGCCGACCGCATGGTGGAGGATTTCCTGCGCGCGCAGATTGCCGAGCGTTTCCCGGCCGACGCCGTGGTGGGCGAGGAGCGGGGCGGCGGGGCTTCCGATGCGCGCTGCGTGTGGGTCATCGACCCCATCGACGGCACGGCCTGTTTCGTCAACGGCATGCTGGCCTGGTGCGTGTCGATTGGCGTGCTGGTCGACGGCAAGCCCGCCATCGGCGCCGTGTACGACCCGAATGCGGACGAGCTGTTCCACGCCTGCCAGGGGCAGGGCGCGCATGTGGCGGGGAAGGCCGGCGAAACGCGGCTGCGCGTCAACGACGTGGCCAGCTTGCAGGGCGGCGTGCTGGGCGTGGGCTTTTCGCACCGCGTGGGTACCGGCACTTTCCTGCCCTTCCTGCTCGACGTGCTGGAAGAGGGCGGCATGTTCATCCGCAACGGTTCCGGCGCCTTGATGATCGCCTATGTGGCGGCCGGGCGTTTGATCGGCTATTTCGAGCCGCACATTAATTCCTGGGATTGCCTGGCCGGCATCGTGCTCGTCAATGAAGCGGGCGGGCGCTGCAATGATTTCCTGGCCGATAACGGCCTGGAAAAGGGCAACCCCATCCTCGTGGGCGGTCCCCGTTTGTATCCGCAACTGGCGGCGCTGGCCTTGCCGCGCTGCGCATGA
- a CDS encoding ABC transporter ATP-binding protein: MNHFTTQETAVAALEFDQVTKRYGKALAVNDVSFTIAPRTMVTLLGPSGCGKTSTLRLIAGLERVSAGRILLAGEDVTLTSAAERDVSMVFQSYALFPHMTVLDNVCYGLTVSGETKPRAVERAQESLRLVGLADFAARFPNELSGGQQQRVAVARSLVLQPKVLLLDEPLSNLDTKLRRRVRDEIRDIQVKLGLTAVYVTHDQEEALAISDQIIVMNRQVIAQKGTPHELFESPADKFVADFICNANIVDGVIESVADGKAVCVMGKLRLRLPCRSQRSGEASFAVRPEAILLSPAQPDSAMVVRVARATYLGREMQYTLDTPVGELFAVSHDLSQVFTQGTSVAMTVHEHGAAIIGGQA; this comes from the coding sequence ATGAACCACTTTACTACCCAAGAAACGGCCGTCGCCGCGCTGGAATTCGATCAGGTCACCAAGCGCTACGGCAAGGCCCTGGCCGTCAACGACGTGTCGTTCACGATCGCGCCGCGCACCATGGTCACCCTGCTGGGTCCCAGCGGCTGCGGCAAGACCTCGACCTTGCGGCTGATCGCGGGCCTGGAGCGCGTCAGCGCCGGGCGCATCCTGCTGGCCGGCGAAGACGTCACCTTGACCTCCGCCGCCGAGCGCGACGTCAGCATGGTGTTCCAGTCCTACGCGCTGTTCCCGCACATGACGGTGCTCGACAACGTGTGCTACGGCCTCACCGTCTCGGGCGAGACCAAGCCGCGTGCCGTGGAACGGGCGCAGGAAAGCCTGCGCCTGGTGGGCCTGGCCGACTTTGCCGCGCGCTTCCCGAACGAGCTGTCGGGCGGCCAGCAGCAACGGGTGGCCGTGGCCCGTTCGCTGGTGCTGCAGCCCAAGGTGCTGCTGCTGGACGAACCGCTGTCGAACCTCGACACGAAACTGCGCCGCCGCGTGCGCGACGAGATCCGCGACATCCAGGTCAAGCTGGGTCTCACAGCCGTGTACGTCACGCATGACCAGGAAGAGGCGCTGGCCATTTCCGACCAGATCATTGTCATGAACCGGCAAGTGATCGCGCAAAAAGGCACGCCGCACGAGCTGTTCGAGTCGCCGGCCGACAAGTTCGTCGCCGACTTCATCTGCAACGCGAACATCGTCGATGGCGTGATCGAATCGGTGGCCGACGGCAAGGCCGTCTGCGTCATGGGCAAGCTGCGGCTGCGCCTGCCATGCCGCAGCCAGCGCAGCGGCGAAGCGAGTTTCGCCGTGCGTCCGGAAGCAATCCTGCTGTCGCCCGCGCAGCCCGACAGCGCCATGGTGGTGCGCGTGGCGCGCGCCACCTACCTGGGACGCGAAATGCAATACACGCTCGATACGCCGGTCGGTGAACTGTTTGCCGTCTCGCACGACTTGAGCCAGGTTTTCACGCAAGGCACATCGGTCGCCATGACCGTACACGAACATGGCGCAGCCATCATTGGAGGACAAGCATGA